TGTCGCTCAAGGCCACCCAGGAAGACCCGTGGCAGGTGTTCGCCCGCACGCACGCGATCGGTCAGATCGCTCCGGGCAAGGTCACGAAGCTCGTTCCCTTCGGTGCGTTCGTTCGCGTCGCCGACGGCATCGAGGGTCTCGTGCACATCTCCGAGCTGTCGAGCAAGCACGTCGAGCTCGCCGAGCAGGTTGTCTCGGTCGGCGACGAGGTGTTCGTCAAGGTCATCGACATCGACCTGGAGCGTCGCCGCATCTCGCTGAGCCTCAAGCAGGCCAACGAGGGCGTCGACCCCGAGGGCACCGAGTTCGACCCGGCCGTCTACGGCATGCCGACCGAGTACGACGAGCAGGGCAACTACAAGTACCCCGACGGCTTCGACCCCGAGTCGGGCGAGTGGAAGGACGGCTTCGAGGAGCAGCGCACCAAGTGGGAGCAGGACTACGCTGCCGCCCAGGCGCGCTGGGAAGCTCACAAGAAGCAGGTCGCCCAGTCGATCACCGACGAGGCTGAGCTGGAGGCCGCGCCGGCCGCTGGCTCGTTCAGCTCGGACTCGGCTGGTTCCGGCACCCTCGCCGACGACGAGTCGCTCGCCGCTCTGCGCGAGAAGCTCTCGGGCAACTAGGGCCGGCGCGCTGTACGGCGCGCACCCGACGCGGGTCGTCTCCTAGGTGGAGGCGGCCCGCGTCGCCGTTTCTGGCTGCGGAACGCGGCGACGGCGGTCGCGCGCCCGGCGGAGCACCACCGTTGTCGCGACGACGAGACCCACGATGACGACGAGCACCAGAATCGGCAGCACAAGGGCGAGAACACTGAGTGTGACCGCGGTGATATCCTCCGCCGTCGACAGCGCGGGGGCAGCAGCTCCCGCCGTTAGCGTGTTCGCGGCGACCCGCACGAGTGCCTTCACGAGGTGCACGATAAGTGCGATGGCAACGCCGATCGCGATCGGCACCCACTGACCCGACTCGACGAACGCGGCCGGATCGCTGACCGCGACGGTTTCGGTGGCAGCGCCGCCCCCAAAGACGATGCCGCCGGAGGCGGGGCGTACGACCGACTGAATCCAGTCGTTGATCGAATCAACTGCCGGAATCTTGTCGACCACGAGCTCGAAAACCAGCAAGACGGCGATGATGCCGAGAACCCACTCGTTGCTCAGCCACGCCCACCCGTTCGGCAGGGTGACACCTTCGAAGAAGCGCCCCGCGAGGCCAAGGATCAGCAGCGGTATGTACGCGTTCAAGCCAGCCGACACCGCGAGCCCCGCGCCGGTGAGCAGTTCGAGCATGGCGCCTCCTGACGGTGTCGATGGTGGTCATGCTAAACCCGCGCGCTCACGATCGCCCGTTAGCCTTCGGGTATGGATGTCGTCGGCCTCACGGGGGGCATCGCCGCCGGAAAATCGACCGTCGCCCGCCGGTTCGCTGAGCTTGGCGCCGTCGTCATCGACGCCGATCATCTCGCCCGCGAGGCGGTCACGCCGGGCAGCCGCGGGCTCGCCGCCATCGTCGAGCGCTTCGGCAACGCCGTCCTCGGCGACGACGGTTCGCTCGATCGAGCCGCGCTCGGGCGCATCGTGTTCGCCGACGAGGGGGCGCGACGCGCGCTGAACGGCATCGTGCATCCCGAAGTTCGCCGGCTGTACGCCGAAGCCGTGGCGGATGCTCGTGCCAACGACCCCGACGCCGTGATCGTGTACGACGTGCCCCTGCTCGCCGAGGCACGGGCGGCGGACGAGTTTGGCACGATCGTCGTCGTGGATGCTCCCGCCGATGTGCGCATCGCGCGCCTGGTTGAGCTGCGTGGCATGGACCGGGAGGAGGCCGAGAATCGGGTCGGCAGCCAGGTGAGCGACGCCGACCGGCGCGCCATGGCCGACGTCATCATCGACTCGGCGGGCACGATCGACGAGACGATCGCGCAGACGGACGCGCTCTGGCGGCGCTTGGTCGCCGAACGCGACGCTCGCTGAGCACCCGCCCAGCATCGATGTCGGGGGTGCGGCCTAGGCTTTCGGCATGCAAGCTACGCGCTCCGTGCGCCCCTTCGAGGTGGTCAGCGATTACCAGCCCAGCGGCGACCAACCCCAGGCGATCGCAGAACTCGCCGGGCGCATCAACGCCGGCGAAACCGACATCGTGCTGCTCGGTGCGACGGGCACCGGCAAAAGCGCCACGACCGCCTGGCTGATCGAGCAGGTGCAACGGCCGACCCTCGTGCTGGCCCACAACAAGACGCTCGCCGCGCAGCTCGCGACTGAGTTTCGCGAGCTCATGCCGCACAACGCGGTTGAGTACTTCGTGTCGTACTACGACTACTACCAACCCGAGGCGTACGTGCCGCAGACCGACACCTTCATCGAGAAAGACAGCTCGATCAACGCCGAGGTCGAGCGGCTGCGCCACTCGACAACCAACGCGCTACTGAGCCGACGCGACGTTGTCGTCGTGTCGACGGTGTCCTGCATCTACGGCCTGGGCGCCGCGGAAGAGTACCTGGAGGCGATGGTTGCGCTTCAGGTGGGGCAGACCATTTCGCGCGACCAGCTCATCCGCGCGTTCGTCGCGATGCAGTACCAGCGCAATGACGTCGACTTTTCGCGCGGAAAGTTCCGCGTGCGGGGCGACACGATCGAGATCATCCCGGTCTACGAAGAACTCGCGATTCGCATCGAGATGTTCGGCGACGAGATCGAAGCGCTGTACGCCCTGCATCCCCTGACCGGAGACGTCATCAAGACCCTCGAGTCGGTCTCCGTGTTCCCCGCCACGCACTACGCGGCGTCGCCCGACACCATGCAGCGGGCCATCGGCACGATCCGCGACGAGCTCGACGAGCGCCTGGCAGAGCTCGACCGGCAGGGCAAGCTGCTCGAGTCGCAGCGGCTGCGCATGCGCACGACGTACGACCTCGAGATGATGGAGCAGATCGGCTTCTGTAACGGCATCGAGAACTACTCTCGGCACATCGATGGGAGGGCTCCGGGTGAGCCGCCGCACTGCCTCCTCGACTACTTCCCCGACGACTTCCTCGTCGTCATCGACGAAAGTCACGTCACCGTGCCGCAGATCGGCGCGATGTACGAGGGCGACGCGAGCCGAAAGCGCACCCTTGTCGAGCACGGCTTCCGACTGCCGAGCGCCCTCGACAACCGTCCCCTGCGGTGGGAGGAATTCCTCCAGCGAACCGGGCAGAAGGTGTATTTGTCGGCGACGCCAGGCAAGTATGAGCTCGGGGTCTCCGACGGCGTCGTCGAGCAGATCATCCGCCCGACCGGTTTGGTCGACCCGCAGATCGTCGTGAAGCCGTCGAAGGGGCAGATCGACGACCTCCTCGAACAGATTCGGCAACGCGTCGAGCGTGACGAGCGCGTGCTCGTCACGACGCTCACCAAGAAGATGGCCGAAGAGCTCACCGACTTCCTCGAGGAGGCCGGCGTGCGGGTGCGTTACCTGCACTCCGACGTCGACACGCTGCGCCGCGTCGAGCTGCTGCGTGAGCTTCGTCAGGGCGTGTACGACGTGCTCGTCGGCATCAACCTCCTGCGCGAGGGCCTTGACCTCCCCGAAGTGTCGCTCGTCGCCATTCTCGACGCGGACAAGGAGGGCTTCCTGCGCTCGTCGACATCGCTCATCCAGACAATCGGTCGCGCGGCCCGCAACGTGTCCGGTGAGGTGCACATGTACGCCGATGTCGTGACGCCCTCGATGGCCCACGCCATTGACGAAACCAACCGGCGCCGCGACAAGCAGCTCGCCTACAACGCCGAACACGGCATCGACCCGACGCCCCTGCGCAAGCGCATCGCCGACATCACCGACCAGCTCATTCGCGAGGGTGAGGACACGAAGGAACTCCTCGCTGGCCGGGATTCCGGCAAACGGGCAGCTACTCCAGTGAAGCGACGCGAGGGCAAAGCGGCCGAGGGCGCCGCCGAGCTCGAGACGATCATCGCCGATCTGACGGCGCAGATGTTGTCCGCAGCCGACGAGCTGAAGTTCGAGCTCGCCGCGCGCCTCCGCGACGAAGTGCAAGAGCTGAAGCGCGAGTTGCGACAGATGTCCGAGGCCGGACACGTCCGCTGAGAGACGGCCGGGCATCCGTGTCGGAGGCGGAGCCTAGAATGACGCGAGTGCCGGCAACCCCTCTTGAATCAGCCCCCCACCTGAGTGTGCGCGGCGCGCGCGTGCACAACCTGCGCGATGTCGACCTCGTCATTCCGCGCGACGCCCTCGTCGTGTTCACCGGACTGTCGGGCTCGGGCAAGAGCTCGCTCGCCTTCGACACCATCTTCGCCGAGGGGCAACGTCGCTACGTCGAGTCGCTCTCGGCCTATGCGCGGCAGTTCCTCGGGCAGGTTGATCGCCCCGACGTCGACTTCATCGAGGGTCTCAGCCCCGCCGTCTCCATCGATCAGAAGTCGACCAACCGCAACCCGCGGTCGACGGTCGGCACGATCACCGAGATCTACGACTACATGCGTCTGCTGTGGGCGCGCGTCGGTATCCCGCACTGCCCCGTGTGCGGCGAGCGCATCCAGCGACAGACCGTGCAGCAGATCGCTGACGAGCTCATGCAGATGGAGGAGGGCACCCGGTACCAGGTTCTTGCGCCGGTGGTCAGCCAGAAGAAGGGCGAATTCGTCGACCTCTTCAAAGAGTTGGCACAGGCTGGCTACTCGCGCGCGGTGGTCGACGGAGAGACCATCTCGCTCGCCGAGGCGCCCGCGCTGAAGAAGCAGAACAAGCACGACATCTCCGTCGTCGTCGACCGCCTCGTGGCGAAGTCCGACCTGCTGCAGCGCCTCACCGACTCGCTAGAGACGGCGGTCGGCCTCACCGACGGGCTGGTCGTGATCGACTACGTCGACCGCGACGCGAAGGCGACCGACAAGACGCGCACATTCAGCGAGAAGCTCAGCTGCCCCAATCGCCATCCGCTTCAACTGACAGAGATTGAGCCGCGCACGTTCTCGTTCAACTCGCCGTTCGGCGCGTGCCCCGTGTGCTCAGGTCTCGGAACACGCATGGCCGTCGACGATGAGCTGCTGATCGGCGACCCCAGCCTGTCGCTGAACGACGGCGTCATCCTGCCGTGGAACCAGCAAGGCAAGGGCCTCTACAGCTACTTCCAGAAACTGCTTGCCGGCCTCGCGCGCGACCTGGGGTTCTCTCTCGACACCCCGTGGGGTGAGCTCGAAGAGAGCACCCAGCAGGCCATCCTTCACGGCAACGACTTCGAGGTTCGCGTCAAATGGCGCAACCGCTACGGCCGTGACGTGTCGTACTCCACCGGCTTCGAGGGGGTTATCCCCTACATCGAGCGCAAGTATGCCGAGGCCGAGAGTGATTGGTCGCAGCAGCGCTTCGCCGAGTACTTGCGCGAGGTGCCCTGCTCCGAGTGCGACGGCGCCCGGTTGAAGCCCGAGGTGTTGGCGGTGCAGGTTGCAGGGCGATCGATTTCCGAGATCGCGGAGTTGAGCATCCAGGATGCGTACGCGTTCATGGAGTCCCTGACGCTCA
The sequence above is a segment of the Microcella alkaliphila genome. Coding sequences within it:
- a CDS encoding DUF4126 domain-containing protein, with the translated sequence MLELLTGAGLAVSAGLNAYIPLLILGLAGRFFEGVTLPNGWAWLSNEWVLGIIAVLLVFELVVDKIPAVDSINDWIQSVVRPASGGIVFGGGAATETVAVSDPAAFVESGQWVPIAIGVAIALIVHLVKALVRVAANTLTAGAAAPALSTAEDITAVTLSVLALVLPILVLVVIVGLVVATTVVLRRARDRRRRVPQPETATRAAST
- the uvrB gene encoding excinuclease ABC subunit UvrB is translated as MQATRSVRPFEVVSDYQPSGDQPQAIAELAGRINAGETDIVLLGATGTGKSATTAWLIEQVQRPTLVLAHNKTLAAQLATEFRELMPHNAVEYFVSYYDYYQPEAYVPQTDTFIEKDSSINAEVERLRHSTTNALLSRRDVVVVSTVSCIYGLGAAEEYLEAMVALQVGQTISRDQLIRAFVAMQYQRNDVDFSRGKFRVRGDTIEIIPVYEELAIRIEMFGDEIEALYALHPLTGDVIKTLESVSVFPATHYAASPDTMQRAIGTIRDELDERLAELDRQGKLLESQRLRMRTTYDLEMMEQIGFCNGIENYSRHIDGRAPGEPPHCLLDYFPDDFLVVIDESHVTVPQIGAMYEGDASRKRTLVEHGFRLPSALDNRPLRWEEFLQRTGQKVYLSATPGKYELGVSDGVVEQIIRPTGLVDPQIVVKPSKGQIDDLLEQIRQRVERDERVLVTTLTKKMAEELTDFLEEAGVRVRYLHSDVDTLRRVELLRELRQGVYDVLVGINLLREGLDLPEVSLVAILDADKEGFLRSSTSLIQTIGRAARNVSGEVHMYADVVTPSMAHAIDETNRRRDKQLAYNAEHGIDPTPLRKRIADITDQLIREGEDTKELLAGRDSGKRAATPVKRREGKAAEGAAELETIIADLTAQMLSAADELKFELAARLRDEVQELKRELRQMSEAGHVR
- the coaE gene encoding dephospho-CoA kinase, with translation MDVVGLTGGIAAGKSTVARRFAELGAVVIDADHLAREAVTPGSRGLAAIVERFGNAVLGDDGSLDRAALGRIVFADEGARRALNGIVHPEVRRLYAEAVADARANDPDAVIVYDVPLLAEARAADEFGTIVVVDAPADVRIARLVELRGMDREEAENRVGSQVSDADRRAMADVIIDSAGTIDETIAQTDALWRRLVAERDAR